GCATATCAGAGCCCCTCAAATCGTTCGATACAAGGCGCGCTCCGCCGGGAATGGTTATTCCCTTGCCAAGGAGCGCAACGCGGTAGCGGGCGATTTGAGGGGCTCCCTGCGGGCGAGCCAGAACGCGGCGTTCCGCGGTGTTGCGCTCGCTTGAAATGGAACAACCATTCCTGCGCGAGCGCGCCTAGCGGCACACCGCGTTCTGACTCGCTGATATGTAACGAACTTCGGAGACAGGACACTAACTTCTGCCGCTACCGCCATGGTGCGTCACCCTTAGGCCAGCACCAGGCTGCACGCAATGTCCATGAGAACCGAATCCTCAGGAAGGTTTCATTCTCATGCTGGGTAAGGCCGTGAGTACTTCAGCCTTCGTCAATCGCAGCCAACTAACGGCGCTTAGGGCGCATTTGATACACCGCATGGCTACGAGCAACGACTGTGCCATGTTTGTCCTTGAGCTCACCACGCAGCTCAAAGGTTGACTTGCCATCACGATCCGTCTCGGTCTGCACCCGCTCTATCTCTTCCGGGCTCATGCGCAGCTCCACGCTGACGTCGGTTTTGGCCACCTTCACGAAGTCCATATCTAAGGACGTCACAATGGGGATATACCGCGACATCCCATAAGTCGCCAGTAATAAGGGCCCGCCGGGAAACTCGGCCAAGGTGAACAAGGCTCCCGCGTACATGGTGCCGATGTGGTTCACATTGCCTCTAATCGGCATGCGACACACCACACGACCACGCTCCAAAGTCTCCACCCTCACCCCACTGCGACGCACAAAAGGGATCACGAAGCGGGAGAACTCCTGAATGAACTTGGGTAGGAGCCTATCGGCATAGAACTGTTGGGCGGTCTCAACGGGCAAGCCCAACGACTCAGCTTGGCTCATAAGAGCCTGAGGATTCATTTTGAAGGCCATTTGGAGCTAAACGAAATTGGTGACGAGCGAGAATAATACCCCGCTCATTCATAGCTAGGCGGCAACTGGGCCCCATGGCCATCGATGCATCCCATTTCGGGCCAGATCAACGAGGCTGCCACTAGCGCCACACAAATTGTGTGCATCTAGATGGCAGCTGCGATTGTGGTCAATGTCGAGTGCTTCAACGTAGGCCCATATTGCATAGCCACCTAAAACGCTTCAGCAGCCGCAAAAATGGGGTAGAGTGGCGCTCGGATTAGGGATGCCGAACAGAGGAGAATGTAGATGCTGCACGCCATTGAGGTCCTATTTTTACGAATCTATATGGTCATTTTTAAAGGCGTGACGGCCATCCTGCCCTTCAAGTGGCCACACACCTTTGAAGGCCCGGAGTCGTCCCTGGCCTTATGCCGGCATATCGCGGCCGAGGGCCATAGCAGCGTGTTGATCGTTACCGATGCCATGCTGGTCAAGCTGGGCCTGCTGGATAAGATGCAAGCCGAGCTCAAACAAGCTGGCGTGAATTTTGTGGTGTATGACGGCGTGCTGCCCGACCCAACGGTAGAACAAATTGAAGCCGGCTACAGCTTGTGCCAGCAGCATAACTGCGATGCCATTCTGGCCGTGGGGGGCGGCTCTTCGATCGATGCTGCCAAAATGATCGGCGCCCGCGCCAAGAACAATAAGCCCATCGTCAAAATGACGGGGTTGTTCCGAGTGTGGCGTGGCATGTTGCCCTTGTACGCGGTTCCAACCACCGCTGGCACCGGCTCTGAGGTGACCATTGCTGCGGTCGTGTCCGACCCAGCGCAGCAGCGCAAGCTGCCAGCCATGGATCTCAAGCTCATGCCCACCGCCGCTGCTCTCGACGGTGCCTTAATGACCGGACTGCCAGCACCGATTACCGCCGCCACAGGCATGGACGCTCTCACCCATGCTGTGGAAGCATTCATCTCCCGCAATGCCATGCAGCGCACTGACGAAAACGCCATCGAAGCTACCCAGCTCATCATGGCCAACTTGGAACGTGCTTTTGATGAAGGCAGCGACTTAGAGGCCCGCCAGAATATGGCTCGGGCGTCGCACCTAGCGGGCATGGCCTTCACCCAAGCCGGGGTCGGCTATGTACACGCCATCGCGCACAACTTTGGCGCTCGTTACCACGTGCCACATGGCCTGGCAAACGCTATCGTCATGCCGCATGTGCTTGATTATTCCTTGGCCAACTGTGCCCCACGCCTCGCAAAGCTTGCTAAGGAATGCGGCATCGGCCCCCAAGGCGGTGACGACCAACAACTCGCCCAGGCTTTCATTGCTCGCATTCGCGAACTCAATTCCAAGTTCGGCATTCCCAGCACCGTGGAACAACTCCAGCCCAGCGACGTGGCCCCCATTGCTCAGGCGGCTCTGGCTGAAGCGCGTTTTACCTATGCCGTACCGCGTTACATGGATCAAAGCAAAGCCGAAACCCTGATTCGACAGATGCTCCCCGCCTAAAGCCTTCAAGACACTGGGGCTGGGCAGTCATTGTCCAGCCCCTGTGCTGACGCGCCAGCGAAAGCACGGTTCAAGGCCGCCTTAACGGCGGCCTTCACATTTTCTCGACAGCCCTGTTGGAACACTGACGGCAAACTCAGGTTTGCCCCGGGAGGGCAGTCCATGCCCACAGGTTTCGCACCACGCCAGACGCCCGTGACACAGCGGCAGCAGTCCGGCGCTGCAGCCATTTTATTTGCTGTCATCGTTATCGCCCTGGTTCTGAGCGTGGGTTTCGCGATGACCTTGGGCAACTTGTACATGCACCAAACCGAGTTGCGTAAGGTGGCTGCGATTGCGGCTTTGAACCAGGTGCGTACCATCAGTGGCTGCGCAACGGGTGCAGCTGGCAGTTTAGATGGCCCGGCCGCCGACTCTGTAGACATTGGCCAGTTACTCGCGGATAGCCTCATTGGGGCCGAGGCGGCAGCACAAGCGACCTTTGAAGTGATTCCCGGCGTGCAGCAGTCCGTGAACAGCCTACGGGTACTCGATGCTGAGTTACCGCCAGAGCTAGCAGATGCTGTTGCGGTAACCATCGACGCTCCCATGCCGCAATCCTTCTTGCCCATTTTTTCCAGCCCTGAATCGCAGCGGATGAGTGTCACTGCCGGCGCCGCCCAAGTCGTTGTGGGGCGAGTTGTCGTCGGTAGTGGCTTGCTGGATGTAGACAGCGACCAGTCCCTGATTCTGGATGCACTGCTGGGTGGCTTGCTGGGCTCTGCGGTCAACCTCACCGTCGCCAGCTACAACGGCTTGCTCGACGCTCAAATCACACTGTTAGAACTGATTGAGGCTAACGGGGCCGTTGCCAGCGTCGAAGGCCTGCTGGACCTGAACCTGCAACTTCCAGGAGCCCTGCAGCTGCTAGGCGATGCCCTCAATGCCAGCGCGGATGCAACCGATCAAGCCGCAGCAAACTCTGCCTATACCTTAGCAACAGCTGCCAGTGGCATTAGCCAAAACATCACTCTGCGGGATTATCTTCAGGTGGATCCAGACCACACCGAGCAGGTTGCCAGACTACCCATCAACGCCTTGGACCTCATCATGGGCTTATCCATGCTGGCCAATGAAGGCAACGACGTCGATATGGCCATGCCATCTTTAGTGGGCCTCGTCATTCCTGGCGTCGCAGACGTCAACGTCAACTTACGCTTACGCATCGTGCAGCCTCCGCAGGAGGGTTTGGGTCGGCCCGGTTACGCTGAAGACGGTTCTGCCCTCACTCTGGCACGGAGTAGCCAGGTTCTGGCCTTGGTCGAGGTTGGGGTGCGCTTACTGCCCATAGGCAGCTTCTCTTTGCTAAATCTCAACCTCGATTTGGGCGTTGAGGCCGGAGCGGCGGAAGCCGAACTTGCCAGTATCCGCTGTGCCACGCCCGCCGAGCCCTTTACCCAAACCCAGGTGTTTGCTCAGTCGCAGGTGGGGCAAATCGGCATTGGGAACTTCGACTGGACTAGCGTCGACCCCATTGGCAGCGCAGGGCCCAGTACGCTGCTGGAATTGTTGGGCCTCCCCCTCCTCCGTGTAGACCCCGCTATTGTGGTTGGCCTGGGTAGCAGCGGTGCCACCACCATGGGCTTCGATGGGCCTTTTGTACCGCTCATTGAGGAGCCTGCCGGCACCCACGTTGATAGTGTGAGTGCTGATGCGGATCAGGTGTTACCAGACGCCATCGGTTCCTTGCTCGGCCAGCTTTTACCCAACCTCGTCAGTAATGTTCCAGTGCTGGGCTTGCTCGCGCCATTACTGCAGCCCGTGGTTAACCTTGCAACGGGCCTACTCACGCCGCTGCTCGAAGCCCTTGGGCTTGTGCTGCTCAACCCACTCTTCGAGCTCTTGGGCGTCAGCGTAGGCAATGCCCAAGTCACCATGGAAGCGGTCTACGTAGAACCACCCGAACTCTTCGAACTACGCTAAACTGGAAATACCGTCCTGGGGTGGACGCGTAGCCGCGCATCGCCACCAACAAGAACCCTGCCGCCATCGGTGTTTCGATAAAGCTGGGCTGTCACCCAAAGGACAGCCCGGCTAGCCCGGCGTGTCTGCGTTTAGAGGTGAGAGCCACGCAGCAAATAAGCCAAGGCCATGCCTTCGCGCGTTACCTTCTGCTCGGGGGCGGCTTGCCCCTTGGCAGCGGAGGATGATGGGAAGAGCTGGAAGGCACGACCTAAAATGGTGTCATTCACCTTAGGCATGAGTGCATAACTAATCTCGGCCATCCGCCCTACGCTGGTTTTCACCCGCTTGGTGCGATGAATAGCGGTATCGATGACCGTGTCAGAGGCCGCATCCACGGACCATGCCGGCACATAGTTGTACAACTTGGTGGGCGCAATCATCGGCGTCCGCACCAGAGGCATGTAAATGGTGCTGATATCGATGTTGTATTGCTTGACCTCGGCCGCGAGGCAGCGGCAGTAGGCATCCAGCGCCGACTTGGATCCGATGTACGCTGCAAAGCGAGGCGCATTGGATAACACGCCAATTGATGAGATGTTGATGATCTGCCCGCGACGGTTGTCCGCCATAGCCGGCAACAGCCGATGAATCAGCCGGACTGCGCCCAGGTAGTTCAATTGCAGCGTGCGCTCAACATCGTGGAAACGATCCAAGGACTCCATCACGGCGCGCCGAATAGAGCGCCCTGCATTATTCACCAGAATATCGACCCGGCCGTGATCCGCCAGGGCCTTTTCGGCCATCTCATCAATGGCCTCCATGTTATTCAGGTCACAGCTGTAGGCAAACGCTGAACCGCCCTTGGAGTGAATCAAATCGACCGTAGCCTGCAATTTGTCGGCACTGCGTGCGACTAGCAACACAGTGGCGCCGTTGGCAGCAAATTTGCGGGCCGACTCAAAGCCAATTCCGCTAGAGGCCCCAGTGACCATGACCACCTTGCCGGATAGGCGCGCGGTCGCGCGACGATCAGGCTGGGGATAGTCCATCACCGTAGACCAATAATCCCATAAGGTGTCTGCATATTCGCTCAGTGGCGGGCAGCTGATGCCAGTACCGGCCAGGGCATCGCGGGTACGCCGATCACAAAAGGCTGAACGGTTGGTGATATAGCCTAAGGCCGATACGGGCACCCCGATCGCCTTGGACATTTGCTTGAAGGCCAAATCAGTGGGCAAGGCCCGGCTGGTTTCACGCAGACCGCTTTGCACCAGCGAAGGCAGCTGAGGCAGCTCAAACTGTTTTGCGAAGCCTGGGCCATGGGCCGCATTGAACAGAATCTCCATGACCTGCCCTACGGAGTCCTGTGGTTTTTGCACCAGATGGAAGGCCTGACCATCCAAGCCTTCTTTATGAGCAATAGCCACCATCGCATCGGCTACGTAATCGACCGGGGCGAGAGGAATCTTGCCGCCTTCTACGCCGAGTAGCGGTAACCACTTGGGAACAGAATTGGTGATCTTTTGGATGGTTTTGAAGAAGTAATAGGGACCATCAATTTTGTCCATCTCACCGGTCTGCGAGCAGCCCACCACAGCTCCAGGACGATACACACGCCAGGGCTGGCGGCATTCCTCGCGGACAATTTTTTCCGACTCAAATTTTGTCCGGAAATAAGGGTGAGAAACATCCTGCCCCTCATCAAACATATCTTCGCTGAAGTTCCCTACCCAGCGACCGCCAGCGACTGCTACAGAACTCACATGCTGCAAACTAACCTCACCACCGAGGTCATTGACGAAGTTCACAACATTGCGCGTGCCTTCGTTGTTCACCTTATCGCCGGTCGCGTCATCCATATTCAGGTCGTAAACGGCGGCCAGGTGATACACCTGATCGACTTTGCCCTGCAGTGACTTCAGGGTTTTGGCGTCGACCAAACCTGGCTGGGTGATATCGCCATACACCGGCTTCAAATTCTTGGCTGTTGCACCCAAACGCTTCTTCAGGTCTTCGAACTTTTGTTTGGATGACTCCCGCACAAGGACATGCACAACCGCATCATCCTTTTGCAGCAAACGCGCCACTACAAAACGACCAATGAATCCTGTTGCACCTGTGACGAAATACTGCATGTTTCTCCTCTAGCCCCGTAGCGGGGTTTCCATCCCAACATTCAAGCCGGCAAGAATAAGCCGTGGACGCCCAACAAAAAAGCCCCTGACTAAAGTTTGACGGAGCTTCATCGAATGCGCGATCCGACCCAGCAAACACAAAAAGAGTTCCCCAAGGCCCAGGACATCATAAAAACACAGCAGACAGCCTCCCCGGTTCAGCGCCTAGATTCCAACCCGCATGAGGCACGTCGATAAGGGCGCTGCAGACACAGTGCGCAGCTGAGCGCGCCAGGCTTAGTGCGCCGCGGCAAGGAATATCAACGAAAGCACGGCCACCTAGCCACAGAAGACCCTGACTAATAGCCCTCACACATTAAGTAACAAGCGCAGCGATTCACCCCGCGCCAACGCAAGGGAGCGCCGAGACAATCCGCGAGCACAGCAAGGTGGAGCGCCGCCGGAACGCAGACCGGTTTGACTGTATCAAACCGGCGCGTAGCCCCGCAGGGGTGAGCCGCATGGACGCGGCGAACAAGCCGCAGCGTATGGGCAATACGTGAGGACTTCGACCAATCGGCAGGACAGCCGATTGGGACGGCGCAGCCGCCGCTTGCGGTGCGGGACATAGACGTCCCGCATCAATACCGCAGGCGCTCCAGATTGCAAGCGCAGCGATTCGCCCCGCGCCAACGCAAGGAAGCGCCGAGACAATCCGCGAGCGTAGCAAGGTGGGGCGCCGCCGGAACGCAGAAGCCGCAGCGTATGGGCAATACGTGAGGACTTCGACCAATCGGCAGGACAGCCGATTGGGACGGCGCAGCCGCCGCTTGCGGTGCGGGACATGGACGTCCCGCATCAATACCGCCGGCGCCCCAGATTGCAAGCGCAGCGATTGGCTCGGTGCTTCCTTAAGCGACCAGTGCTCTCCCGATGATCAGCTTCATAATTTCATTCGTCCCCCCATAAATCCGCTGCACCCGTGCATCGGCGAAGGCTCGCGCTACGGGGTACTCCCACATGTAGCCATAACCGCCATGCAGCTGCACGCATTGGTCACAGACTTTGCCCTGCAACTCGGTAGCAATGAGCTTGGCTTTAGCCGCCGTCACCTGATCCAGTTTGTGATCCAGGTGCAATTCCAGGCAACGGTCAATAAAGGCCCGGGCTGCGGTGACCTCCGCATCCAACTGAGCCAGCGTGAACTGGGTGTTCTGGAAAGTCATGATCGGCTTACCAAAGGCCTTGCGCTCCTGAACGTATTTGATGGTCTCGCTAAGCACACCCTCGCAAGCTGCAACAGCGCCCAGAGCAATAGACAAACGCTCCTGGGCTAACTCCTGCATTAAATACACGAAGCCCATGCCCTCCTGGCCTAAGAGGTTCTTCGCCGGGACCCGGCAATTGCGGAAGAATAGCTCGGAGGTGTCCTGGGCTTTCATGCCCACCTTCTTCAGGTTGCGCCCACGTTCGAAGCCCTCCATCCCCTCTTCTACCAAAAGCAGGCTGGTGCCCTTGGCACCGGCACTGGGGTCGGTTTTGGCTACCACCACAATCAGGTTGGCTAACTGACCATTAGTAATGAAGGTTTTAGAGCCGTTGAGGATGTAGTCATCTCCATCACGCACAGCAGTAGTCGCCACGCTTTGCAGGTCTGACCCAGTTCCCGGTTCGGTCATGGCGATAGCGGTGATGGTTTCTCCGCTGACACATCCGGGAATAAAGCGCTCTTTAATGTCTTCCGAGCCATAGTTCAGCAGATAGGGCACGGCAATATCCGAATGCAAGCTCCAACCAATGCCGGATAAACCAATACGGCTCACCTCTTCCACCACAATGGCGTTGTAGCGAAAATCTACGCCGACTCCGCCATATTCCTCCGGCATAGTGGGCGATAAAAAACCTTGCTCACCCGCTTTGCGCCACAGTTCGCGATCCACATAACCACGTTCCTCCCAAGCCTCATGATGAGGCACGGCCTCGGCCTCTAGGAATTTACGGACAGAATCGCGAAATAAGTCATGTTCGGCCTCAAATACCGGCCGTGGCAGGGCTGCGCCCATAGTCAATCTCCTCCAATGAGTCCGCGACCCAAGGCCTGGGAGACAATACTCGCTGTAACGCGGCCTAGAGCCGTACAGCCCAGCCTTGAATCAGCGCGACTAAGGCGCCAAAGGCTGTGACTGAACGCCGAGGGTACGCGCCAAGGCCAGCGAGGTAGTGTGAGTCCCCATGGCCAAAGCCGTGGTGAAAATTACGCTTGCAGACACAAGCCGTGCAGTTAGCATAATAAAAAACGCATCTTGGGGATGCGCTCGAGGAGACAACAATGGTTATCAAGCGCGCAATCGCGACCGCTTTGCTATGCAGCACCCTACTAGCCTGCGGCCAAGGGGGGCGCGACGGATTGAGCAGCCGGGACGCCGCTACACCATCCCAACCCCACGCCGACGGTGCCAGCCGCGCAGAGGATGGCTTTCTAGCAGGTGTGGCCAGCGTCGATGCCAGCTGGCATTTGGGAGCATCCGCTGGCCAGTTCGCAGCCACGGGTGTGGGTATCGATAACGCACGGGGCTTTGACCCCTACATGCACAGTATCCGCAAGGTGGGTTCCGACATTCTGGGCTCACGGATTTTTACCCGCGCGCTGGTGATGCAGGGCAATAACGGCAAACGGGTGGCGATTGTCGCCAACGATTTGTATTTGCCCAATGACTTGCTCCGTCGGCGCACCGCACAAATTCTGGCGCAAGGCGACACCGGAATTGCCATCGACAATCTGGCCATTACGGTGAGCCACAGCCATACCTCTCCGTTTTATTCCACACCGTCCTGGGGCACCTGGATTTTCCAGGATGTGTATGACCTGCGCTTTTACGAGTACATGGCCCAGCGCATGGCCGAGGCTGTGACCCAAGCCGTTGCCCAGTTGCGCCCGGCACAGGTTGGCGGCACCGCCTTTTACGCCAATGACGTACGCGGCCACACCTACGGCCCCAAAGTCTCTCCTTTAGACAACACGCCGGCAGGCCAGCCGCGTAACTACACCACGCGCCAGGCTTATGTGATGACCTTCCAAGACCCAGCCTCTGGTGAGCCCATTGCCAACTGGATCACCTTGGGCGTGCATCCCGAATGGGTCTGGGGTGAGGAGATCATGAATGGCGATCTCACCCACGCCATCATGCGGGTGCTGGATCGCGAAACCGGCGCCATGACCATCATGAGCCAATCCGAAACCGGCACTTCTGGTCCGCATAAAGATCAGCGCGCGCATCCAGGTTCATCGCGGCGGGAATTTCAGGAGTCGAACCTGGCCGGCGCCGACCATGCTGCCCGCCTGTTTGCCGACCGTGTGCATACCGCTCTGGCCAGTATCGAATCGGGCCAGCCCTGGGACCCCACCCAGTTCATGCCCTTGCAGCAAGACATCCCGGTGGATTTCTTTCATCAGCGTTTTGCACCGCCCACCATTCGCCCTTACCCCGGCTTGTCGAACTGCAATACCGATCAGCTCTATCAACGAGGCAATGTAGGCGTACCAGTCGCTGGCTTTCCCGACTGCGAACGACCAGCTGAGCCTTTGATTGAGGCCTTTGAAGCGAACAGCCCCGTAGCGCCTGGAGACCTCACCGGGCCCCTCACCGATCAGCTATTGGCCCTCGGTGTTCCCTTACCCACCTCATACTCAGCAACAGCTCTTACCGCGGTTGAGGAACAGGCGACTGTGCCCATTCAGGCCTTCAGAGTTGGCAACACGGCCCTGGCCTTTTGCCCCTGTGAGCAGTTCACCGACCCTGCCCTGAACCTCATTTCTAGAT
This genomic stretch from Oceanococcus sp. HetDA_MAG_MS8 harbors:
- a CDS encoding iron-containing alcohol dehydrogenase; translated protein: MLHAIEVLFLRIYMVIFKGVTAILPFKWPHTFEGPESSLALCRHIAAEGHSSVLIVTDAMLVKLGLLDKMQAELKQAGVNFVVYDGVLPDPTVEQIEAGYSLCQQHNCDAILAVGGGSSIDAAKMIGARAKNNKPIVKMTGLFRVWRGMLPLYAVPTTAGTGSEVTIAAVVSDPAQQRKLPAMDLKLMPTAAALDGALMTGLPAPITAATGMDALTHAVEAFISRNAMQRTDENAIEATQLIMANLERAFDEGSDLEARQNMARASHLAGMAFTQAGVGYVHAIAHNFGARYHVPHGLANAIVMPHVLDYSLANCAPRLAKLAKECGIGPQGGDDQQLAQAFIARIRELNSKFGIPSTVEQLQPSDVAPIAQAALAEARFTYAVPRYMDQSKAETLIRQMLPA
- a CDS encoding acyl-CoA dehydrogenase family protein, which codes for MGAALPRPVFEAEHDLFRDSVRKFLEAEAVPHHEAWEERGYVDRELWRKAGEQGFLSPTMPEEYGGVGVDFRYNAIVVEEVSRIGLSGIGWSLHSDIAVPYLLNYGSEDIKERFIPGCVSGETITAIAMTEPGTGSDLQSVATTAVRDGDDYILNGSKTFITNGQLANLIVVVAKTDPSAGAKGTSLLLVEEGMEGFERGRNLKKVGMKAQDTSELFFRNCRVPAKNLLGQEGMGFVYLMQELAQERLSIALGAVAACEGVLSETIKYVQERKAFGKPIMTFQNTQFTLAQLDAEVTAARAFIDRCLELHLDHKLDQVTAAKAKLIATELQGKVCDQCVQLHGGYGYMWEYPVARAFADARVQRIYGGTNEIMKLIIGRALVA
- a CDS encoding YiiD C-terminal domain-containing protein; protein product: MNPQALMSQAESLGLPVETAQQFYADRLLPKFIQEFSRFVIPFVRRSGVRVETLERGRVVCRMPIRGNVNHIGTMYAGALFTLAEFPGGPLLLATYGMSRYIPIVTSLDMDFVKVAKTDVSVELRMSPEEIERVQTETDRDGKSTFELRGELKDKHGTVVARSHAVYQMRPKRR
- a CDS encoding SDR family oxidoreductase produces the protein MQYFVTGATGFIGRFVVARLLQKDDAVVHVLVRESSKQKFEDLKKRLGATAKNLKPVYGDITQPGLVDAKTLKSLQGKVDQVYHLAAVYDLNMDDATGDKVNNEGTRNVVNFVNDLGGEVSLQHVSSVAVAGGRWVGNFSEDMFDEGQDVSHPYFRTKFESEKIVREECRQPWRVYRPGAVVGCSQTGEMDKIDGPYYFFKTIQKITNSVPKWLPLLGVEGGKIPLAPVDYVADAMVAIAHKEGLDGQAFHLVQKPQDSVGQVMEILFNAAHGPGFAKQFELPQLPSLVQSGLRETSRALPTDLAFKQMSKAIGVPVSALGYITNRSAFCDRRTRDALAGTGISCPPLSEYADTLWDYWSTVMDYPQPDRRATARLSGKVVMVTGASSGIGFESARKFAANGATVLLVARSADKLQATVDLIHSKGGSAFAYSCDLNNMEAIDEMAEKALADHGRVDILVNNAGRSIRRAVMESLDRFHDVERTLQLNYLGAVRLIHRLLPAMADNRRGQIINISSIGVLSNAPRFAAYIGSKSALDAYCRCLAAEVKQYNIDISTIYMPLVRTPMIAPTKLYNYVPAWSVDAASDTVIDTAIHRTKRVKTSVGRMAEISYALMPKVNDTILGRAFQLFPSSSAAKGQAAPEQKVTREGMALAYLLRGSHL